One part of the Mycolicibacterium aromaticivorans JS19b1 = JCM 16368 genome encodes these proteins:
- a CDS encoding aminodeoxychorismate/anthranilate synthase component II, with the protein MQVLVVDNYDSFVFNLVQYLGQLGVDAQVWRNDDERLADVARVAAEFDGILLSPGPGTPERAGASIPLVRACATAGTPLLGVCLGHQAIGVAFGGTVDRAPELLHGKTSTVYHTNIGVLHGLPDPFTATRYHSLTILPETMPAELEVTARTEGGVVMAVRHVELPIHGVQFHPESILTEGGHRMLANWLGFCGHAPEESLVCRLEQEVADTVRHALGGQERSATTQS; encoded by the coding sequence CAGCTTCGTATTCAACCTCGTCCAGTATCTGGGCCAGCTCGGGGTTGACGCGCAGGTCTGGCGTAACGACGACGAGCGCCTGGCTGACGTAGCCCGCGTCGCCGCCGAATTCGACGGGATCCTGCTCAGCCCGGGACCGGGCACGCCGGAACGTGCCGGAGCCTCGATCCCATTGGTGCGCGCGTGCGCCACGGCGGGCACCCCGCTGCTGGGTGTGTGCCTCGGGCACCAGGCGATCGGTGTGGCATTCGGTGGGACGGTCGACCGGGCCCCCGAGCTGCTGCACGGCAAGACCAGCACCGTCTATCACACGAATATCGGTGTGCTGCACGGACTTCCGGACCCCTTCACGGCGACGCGCTATCACTCGCTGACGATCCTGCCGGAGACCATGCCGGCTGAACTCGAGGTGACCGCGCGCACCGAGGGAGGTGTCGTCATGGCCGTCCGCCACGTGGAGTTGCCGATCCACGGCGTGCAGTTCCACCCGGAGTCGATCCTGACCGAAGGCGGTCACCGGATGCTGGCCAACTGGCTGGGCTTCTGCGGGCACGCCCCCGAAGAGTCGCTGGTGTGCCGCCTCGAGCAAGAGGTCGCCGACACCGTGCGGCATGCCCTCGGCGGGCAGGAGCGATCGGCTACGACGCAAAGCTGA
- a CDS encoding serine/threonine-protein kinase — protein MSPRVGVTLSGRYRLQRLIATGGMGQVWEAVDSRLGRRVAVKVLKQEFSSDPEFVERFRAEARTVAMLNHPGIAAVHDYGETDMDGEGRTAYLVMELINGEPLNSVIKRTGRLSLRHALDMLEQTGRALQVAHAAGLVHRDVKPGNILITPTGQVKLTDFGIAKAVDAAPVTQTGMVMGTAQYIAPEQALGHDATAASDVYSLGVVGYEAVSGKRPFIGDGALTVAMKHIKETPAPLPADLPPNVRELIEITLVKNPGMRYRNGGQFADATAAVRAGRRPPRPNSAPTIRATPASIPGSSPRMPAAAPPTGTRPRANTGSHRPPPPRRTFSSGQRALLWAAGVLGALAIISAILIVLADKDRKDNKPVEQTVTDTVTPSSQAAPSGWTDHHIAGNPGGQIGVPRFSAASVDAGSLSEAVHTDEKPR, from the coding sequence ATGAGCCCGCGCGTAGGAGTCACGCTGTCCGGCCGGTACCGGCTGCAGCGGCTGATCGCCACCGGCGGCATGGGCCAGGTGTGGGAGGCGGTCGACAGCCGGTTGGGGCGCCGGGTCGCGGTCAAGGTGCTCAAGCAGGAGTTCTCGTCGGATCCCGAGTTCGTCGAACGCTTCCGCGCCGAGGCGCGCACCGTCGCCATGCTGAACCACCCCGGCATCGCGGCCGTGCACGACTACGGCGAGACCGATATGGACGGCGAAGGTCGCACCGCCTACCTGGTGATGGAGCTGATCAACGGTGAGCCGCTGAACTCGGTGATCAAGCGCACCGGCAGATTGTCGCTGCGGCACGCCCTGGACATGCTCGAGCAGACCGGTCGCGCGCTGCAGGTGGCCCACGCCGCCGGGTTGGTTCACCGCGACGTCAAGCCGGGCAACATCCTGATCACGCCCACCGGTCAGGTGAAGCTCACCGACTTCGGTATCGCCAAAGCCGTCGACGCGGCGCCGGTCACCCAGACCGGAATGGTGATGGGCACCGCCCAGTACATCGCCCCCGAGCAGGCGCTCGGTCACGACGCCACCGCCGCCAGTGATGTGTACTCGCTGGGAGTTGTTGGCTACGAAGCGGTTTCGGGTAAGCGGCCGTTCATCGGTGACGGCGCGCTGACGGTGGCGATGAAGCACATCAAGGAGACGCCGGCGCCGCTGCCTGCCGACCTCCCGCCGAATGTGCGCGAGCTGATCGAGATCACCCTGGTGAAGAACCCGGGCATGCGTTACCGCAATGGTGGGCAGTTCGCCGACGCGACCGCCGCGGTGCGGGCGGGTCGGCGTCCGCCGCGGCCCAACTCGGCGCCGACCATTCGCGCCACCCCGGCGTCGATCCCGGGCAGTTCGCCGCGGATGCCTGCCGCCGCCCCGCCCACCGGTACGCGCCCGCGGGCCAACACCGGCAGCCACCGCCCGCCGCCGCCGCGGCGCACGTTCTCCTCTGGTCAGCGGGCGCTGCTGTGGGCGGCCGGCGTACTGGGCGCCCTGGCGATCATCAGCGCCATCCTGATCGTGCTGGCCGACAAGGACCGCAAGGACAACAAGCCCGTAGAACAGACCGTCACCGACACCGTCACCCCCTCCAGCCAGGCGGCGCCGTCGGGTTGGACGGATCACCACATCGCCGGTAATCCTGGAGGACAGATCGGGGTACCCCGATTCAGCGCTGCCAGCGTGGATGCCGGCTCGCTGTCCGAGGCTGTTCACACTGACGAGAAACCGCGATGA
- the pbpA gene encoding D,D-transpeptidase PbpA → MNTSLRRISVMIMALIVLLLLNATITQVFRADGLRADPRNQRVLLDEYSRQRGQITAGGQLLAYSVSTNGHYRFLRVYPNPLVYAPITGFYSLRYSSTGLERAEDGILNGSDQRLFGRRLADFFTGRDPRGGNVDTTIVPRVQQAAWEAMQRGCTGGCRGSVVALEPSTGKILAMVSSPSYDPNLLATHDTEEQGTAWQQLRDDPASPLTNRAIAETFPPGSTFKVITTAAALQNGVTDNDQLTSAPRIQLPNSTATLENYGGAPCGSAPTASLREAFARSCNTAFVELGIRVGADALRNTAQAFGFDSPPAPIPLEVAESTIGPMADAAALGMSSMGQKDVAVTPLQNALVAATIANSGVMMQPYLVDSLKGPDLSNISTAAPQQQRRAVSTQVAAKLTDLMIGAEQMTQQKGAIPGVQIASKTGTAEHGTDPRNTPPHAWYIAFAPAQSPKVAVAVLVENGGDRLNATGGALAAPVGRATIAAALQGAS, encoded by the coding sequence ATGAACACCTCCCTGCGCCGCATTTCGGTGATGATCATGGCGTTGATCGTGCTGCTGTTGCTCAACGCGACGATCACCCAGGTCTTCCGCGCCGATGGTCTGCGCGCCGACCCACGCAACCAGCGTGTGCTGCTTGACGAGTACTCACGCCAGCGCGGCCAGATCACCGCGGGCGGACAGCTGCTGGCCTACTCGGTGTCCACCAACGGCCACTACCGCTTCCTGCGCGTCTATCCGAATCCCCTTGTCTACGCACCGATTACAGGGTTCTACTCGTTGCGCTACTCCAGCACCGGTCTCGAGCGCGCCGAGGACGGCATCCTCAACGGCTCCGATCAGCGCTTGTTCGGCCGCCGGCTGGCGGACTTCTTCACCGGTCGCGACCCGCGCGGCGGCAACGTCGACACCACGATCGTGCCGCGCGTTCAGCAAGCCGCGTGGGAAGCGATGCAGCGGGGCTGCACGGGTGGCTGCCGCGGCTCGGTGGTGGCCTTGGAGCCGTCCACCGGAAAAATTTTGGCGATGGTGTCCTCGCCGTCCTACGACCCCAACCTGTTGGCCACCCACGACACCGAAGAGCAGGGCACCGCCTGGCAGCAGCTGCGCGACGACCCCGCCTCGCCGCTGACCAACCGGGCCATCGCCGAGACTTTCCCGCCCGGGTCCACGTTCAAGGTGATCACTACCGCGGCGGCGTTGCAGAACGGCGTGACCGACAACGATCAGCTCACCAGCGCCCCCAGGATACAGCTCCCGAACAGCACCGCGACCCTGGAGAACTACGGCGGCGCCCCGTGCGGCAGCGCTCCCACCGCGTCTCTGCGGGAGGCGTTTGCCCGCTCGTGCAATACCGCTTTCGTGGAACTGGGTATCCGGGTGGGTGCTGACGCTCTGCGCAACACCGCGCAGGCGTTCGGGTTCGACAGCCCACCAGCGCCAATCCCGCTGGAGGTAGCGGAGTCGACCATCGGCCCGATGGCCGACGCCGCCGCGCTGGGGATGTCGAGCATGGGTCAGAAAGACGTGGCGGTGACACCTTTGCAGAACGCGTTGGTGGCGGCGACGATCGCCAACTCCGGTGTGATGATGCAGCCCTACCTGGTGGACAGTCTCAAGGGGCCGGACCTGTCGAACATCAGCACGGCGGCACCTCAGCAACAGCGGCGTGCCGTATCGACGCAGGTCGCCGCTAAACTTACGGATTTGATGATCGGCGCCGAACAGATGACCCAGCAGAAAGGGGCGATCCCCGGCGTGCAGATCGCATCCAAAACCGGGACCGCGGAGCACGGTACCGACCCTCGCAACACCCCTCCCCATGCCTGGTACATCGCCTTCGCCCCAGCACAGAGCCCCAAAGTGGCGGTCGCGGTGCTCGTCGAAAACGGTGGTGACCGGTTGAACGCCACCGGCGGCGCGCTGGCCGCCCCGGTCGGCCGGGCGACGATCGCAGCGGCATTGCAGGGGGCGTCATGA
- the pknB gene encoding Stk1 family PASTA domain-containing Ser/Thr kinase has protein sequence MTTPQHLSDRYELGEIIGFGGMSEVHMARDTRLHRDVAVKVLRADLARDPSFYLRFRREAQNAAALNHPAIVAVYDTGEAETANGPLPYIVMEYVEGVTLRDIVHTDGPIPYRRAIEIIADACQALNFSHQHGIIHRDVKPANIMISKTGAVKVMDFGIARALADAGNSVTQTAAVIGTAQYLSPEQARGEPVDARSDVYSLGCVLYEILTGEPPFIGDSPVAVAYQHVREDPVPPSQKHSGISPELDAVVLKALAKNPDNRYQTAAEMRTDLVRVHNGEAPEAPKVLSAAERTSLLNAAPAMPSRGDETDEFPRHGALVENDRAGGSIGRWLIVVAVLAILTVVVTIGINMVSGNPRNLQVPDVRGQSQADAIAALQNKGFKIRTQQKPDNTVPPEKVIDTDPAANSQAGAGDEVVINVSTGPEQREVPDCSNNLSYGECVQKLRDAGFGKFKQVNSPSTPDQKDKVLSTVPPANQTSAITNEITVVVGNGPQTAEVPVVAGQTVDVAQQILTASGFPKTLPVPTDSTEPSGQVVGTDPPNGQTVPQDTVIQIKVSKGNQFVMPDLRGMFWTDAEPRLRGLGWTGGLDKGGDVQNSGQPSHAVVSQSPAPQSAVNFGATITLSFAS, from the coding sequence ATGACCACCCCACAGCACCTCTCCGACCGCTACGAGCTGGGCGAGATCATCGGCTTCGGCGGCATGTCCGAGGTGCACATGGCCCGCGACACACGTCTGCACCGCGACGTCGCGGTCAAGGTGCTGCGCGCCGACCTGGCCCGCGACCCGAGCTTTTACCTGCGGTTTCGCCGCGAGGCCCAGAACGCCGCCGCGCTGAACCACCCCGCGATCGTGGCCGTCTACGACACCGGCGAGGCCGAGACCGCCAACGGTCCGCTGCCGTACATCGTGATGGAGTACGTCGAAGGCGTGACCCTGCGCGACATCGTCCACACCGACGGCCCCATCCCGTACCGCCGGGCCATCGAGATCATCGCCGACGCCTGCCAGGCGCTCAACTTCAGCCACCAGCACGGCATCATCCACCGCGACGTCAAACCGGCGAACATCATGATCTCCAAGACCGGCGCGGTGAAGGTCATGGACTTCGGCATCGCGCGCGCACTGGCCGACGCGGGCAACAGCGTCACCCAGACCGCGGCTGTGATCGGGACGGCGCAATACCTGTCGCCCGAGCAGGCCCGCGGCGAACCGGTCGACGCACGCTCCGACGTCTACTCGCTGGGCTGCGTGCTCTACGAGATCCTCACCGGCGAGCCCCCGTTCATCGGTGATTCCCCGGTGGCGGTGGCCTACCAGCACGTCCGCGAGGACCCGGTGCCACCGTCGCAGAAGCATTCGGGCATCTCGCCGGAGCTGGATGCGGTGGTGCTCAAGGCGCTGGCGAAGAACCCGGACAACCGCTATCAGACCGCCGCCGAGATGCGTACCGACCTGGTGCGGGTGCACAACGGCGAGGCTCCCGAGGCGCCGAAGGTGCTCAGCGCCGCCGAACGGACCTCGCTGCTCAACGCGGCGCCGGCCATGCCCTCCCGCGGTGACGAGACCGACGAATTCCCGCGGCACGGGGCGCTCGTCGAGAACGACCGCGCGGGCGGGTCCATCGGCCGCTGGCTGATCGTGGTCGCGGTGCTCGCCATCTTGACCGTGGTGGTGACCATCGGGATCAACATGGTCAGCGGCAATCCACGCAATCTGCAGGTGCCCGACGTCCGCGGGCAGAGCCAGGCCGACGCGATCGCCGCCTTGCAGAACAAGGGCTTCAAGATCCGCACTCAGCAGAAGCCGGACAACACCGTGCCTCCGGAGAAGGTCATCGACACCGATCCGGCGGCCAACTCACAGGCCGGCGCCGGCGACGAAGTCGTGATCAACGTCTCGACCGGGCCTGAGCAGCGAGAGGTTCCGGACTGCTCCAACAACCTGTCCTACGGCGAATGCGTCCAGAAACTCAGGGACGCCGGATTCGGCAAGTTCAAGCAAGTGAACTCACCGTCCACGCCGGACCAGAAGGACAAGGTGCTGTCGACGGTTCCGCCCGCGAACCAGACCTCGGCGATCACCAACGAGATCACGGTGGTCGTCGGCAACGGCCCGCAAACCGCCGAGGTGCCGGTGGTCGCGGGCCAGACGGTCGACGTCGCTCAACAGATCCTCACGGCATCGGGGTTCCCCAAGACGCTGCCGGTTCCGACGGACAGCACCGAGCCGTCCGGCCAGGTGGTCGGTACCGATCCCCCCAACGGGCAGACCGTGCCCCAAGACACCGTGATCCAGATCAAGGTGTCGAAGGGCAATCAGTTCGTGATGCCCGACCTGCGGGGCATGTTCTGGACCGACGCCGAGCCGCGGCTGCGCGGCCTCGGCTGGACCGGTGGGCTGGACAAGGGTGGTGACGTGCAGAACAGCGGTCAGCCGTCCCATGCCGTGGTGTCGCAGAGCCCGGCGCCGCAGAGCGCCGTGAACTTCGGCGCGACGATCACCCTCAGCTTTGCGTCGTAG